In Chaetodon trifascialis isolate fChaTrf1 chromosome 8, fChaTrf1.hap1, whole genome shotgun sequence, the DNA window AGCCATTCAAGGTGAATCCGCTTTCCTACATGCTTGATCAATTGCAAATGGTTACAtcgtttttatttattcttaacTCGGCAGAAACTTTTTTGGCAGTCACAATTATTCCATTGATTGATCCAAACTTTGAAGAGCCCTTGTTTGTGGGTCTGGTTGAGCTGTGGAGTGACTGAGGCCATTCAGTAACACACATTTTATGAACTTTTGATTTTGATACGTAGCCTCAACACCAACAACCTAAATAGAATAGCTGTTTTTAGCTTGAAATAGCCAATATGTGGCAGTTTTTGAGGCATGATATGGTGGTGCTTTCAGGCTTCCAGTCATGTAAGCAGACTATAAATGCATTGTGCACAGATCAGGCATGTTATCACATGATCTATTTTTGTGTACAATATAAAACtaatttttaaaatgactttacTGTAAATAGATGGGACAATCACATAGAATAAAAACCCAGAGCAGTCCAGATTCTCTTAATGGGTTTTAAAGAACATTATGTGAATATAATTTTACACCCTGAAATCTGTACTTTGATGGGGAGTCCTttacaagaaaagaaaacagaaaagtccTTATTTAAATTAGGTCATTTTAAGGTATTTCTGGaagatttgtcatttttctttgcaGATTTATACATTTGATTAACATTCTGCAGATGTTTTATAATGACTATTTCTTTTTGGACTGTAAAAATGTTCACAGTAAATATTTGTACTTTACCAAAAATTTTCTTTAGAATAAAGAGATGATAAGTTTTTTTGAAACTATAATTTGGCAGCAAGTGTTTGCCAACTTTTGTTGCTAattgtttttaacatttgtatTAAATTGAAAGTTTTACTATTAAATAACCTGCCTTAGTTTTATGTTCAGCaacaggtgtttgtttgttttttttgttgtatttttacacagaatTCAATGCAATTTAACATTCAGGACAATTAAACAATTGAATAGTTCTGTtgcataattttttttattatattaattTACAGATTACAACCATTATTTGATGGTCAATCAAActaatttactgtattttgaCACCATTTCAcataatgttgaaaaaaaaaatctcattaataataataatacagtacatttctgtaaaatatgtcatttttattttgcagcGGTGACTTGTAATCCTCTTCCTCCAATTGTGGGTGGCACTTTCAGTCCAGACAAAGAAACCTATAGTTATGGAGACGTTGTAAAGTACAGCTGTCAAAATGATCTCACACTCAGTGGATCATCATCAATATCATGTTCAGATGATGGAATATTTCAGCCTGCTCCTCCAACATGTATCAGTaagtgtttttaatctttttccAACTTTTCTCAACATCCTCCCAATGTAATCTCATCTGTGACTGATGCTCTCACATACTCAAGAAAACGTTATCTTGGACGTTTGTattaatttccattttaaattTTCTTTGCTTGCAGTGGTTCAGTGTAAAGATCCTGAAGTTGAAAATGCTGACTGGGTTTGAGGTTCTCGACCCCCTTTTGGATACAAGGCTATAGCGACATTCAAGTGCAGATCTGGACATATTATGAAAGGGGAGGCTACACAGACATGTGAAATGAACAGTCAGTGGTCACCTGGACTTCCAACATGTGAAAGTAAGTCATCAGTGAAAATTGCTACTTGATTTAAGTCTTTGAATCAAAGTCATCAAGATTTGGTACCTTCCTGTCAAAAACATCTCTCTTCTCAGTCAGAACTCGGTGTCTGTTTCCAAACTAACAgatgtcatttttatgttgcaGTGGTGACTTGTGAGCCGCCACCTACGGTAGCAGATGGGACTTTCAgtccaaacaaagacaaatatgtTTATGGAGAGGTTGTACAGTACAGCTGTGACAAAGAGTTCGTCCTTAGTGGATCATCAATATCATGTTCAGATGATGGAACATTTCAGCCTGCTCCTCCAACATGTGTCAgtaagtgtttttaattttttccaacttttctcAACATCCTCCCAATATAATCTCATCTGTGACTGATGCTCTCACATATGCAAGAAAACGTTATCTTGGACATTTGTattaatttccattttaaattTTCTTTGCTTGCAGTGGTTCAGTGTAAAGATCCTGAAGTTGAAAATGCTGACTGGGTTTGAGGTTCTCGACCCCCTTTTGGATACAAGGCTATAGCGACATTCAAGTGCAGATCTGGACATATTACGAAAGGGGAGGCTACACAGACATGTGAAATGAACAGTCAGTGGTCACCTGGACTTCCAACATGTGAAAGTACAGTACAGCTGTGACAAAGAGTTCACTCTAAGTGGATTAACATCAGTATCATGTTCAGAGGATGGAACATTTAAGCCTGCTCCTCCAACATGTGTTTTTTAGACAGATATGTAAAGTAAACAGTCTGTGGTCAACTGGACTTCCAAAATGTGAATGCAAGTCAAGTTAACCACTTGATTTAAGTCTTTAAATGAATGTTAGCCTGTTGTGTTTGAACATTATCAAAAATGATTTCATACTATTAGTCCTTAAAAAATTCTTATAGCTTACATATTTAGCTTTCCATTTTTAGgttagaatttatttttttgtatgttttgtctgAAAAAGTTTAGTGTTTTGAACATTTAAAATTTTTTTGCTCTCACTCAAATGACACTTTATGTTATGATTatgaagctaaaaaaaaaagccaagttTAAAATTTCAGGATAAATCCATGAAATTAATTACATGTCTTCTACCACACACCCTCTGTTTGGCAAAGAAATATCACAAAGATTATATAAATATTGCCTTTGATATGAAGGAGAAGGTTTG includes these proteins:
- the rca2.2 gene encoding C4b-binding protein, with the protein product MGIIYFLLLSCLGLAIAAPRRNCGSAGEVENGHIDYPEGTEFGDKIVITCHPGYQFIGKQEPREIVCGDQGWMSRLPVCDAVTCNPPPMITNGTFSPNEETYSYGKVVQYSCQNGFTLNGTKSVSCSDDGTFQPAPPTCVAVTCNPLPPIVGGTFSPDKETYSYGDVVKYSCQNDLTLSGSSSISCSDDGIFQPAPPTCISSRPPFGYKAIATFKCRSGHIMKGEATQTCEMNSQWSPGLPTCEMVTCEPPPTVADGTFSPNKDKYVYGEVVQYSCDKEFVLSGSSISCSDDGTFQPAPPTCVMVQCKDPEVENADWV